Proteins encoded together in one Schumannella luteola window:
- a CDS encoding IclR family transcriptional regulator codes for MSSASSSAEPAATPPGGSADGAASAAAGVGSQTLSRGIRALEVLADEPGLTIAELAARLGVHRSIAYRILRTLEEHGLVVRDAAGRVALGARLAALARGVEHDLQAAALPELTTLARELGMTAFLVVLDHRECVTLVSVEPPHSVAAVAQRPGTRHSLTAGAPGLAIGSRLGAAQLAAAGVVLPDRPELAAARERGFATSSGEVIAGLSSVAAPLLVPGSAPAAVAVVYVGEQDVVALGERLRRAADAVAAEL; via the coding sequence AGCTCCGCGTCGTCCTCCGCCGAGCCGGCCGCGACACCGCCCGGCGGCTCCGCTGACGGCGCGGCGAGCGCCGCAGCCGGCGTGGGATCGCAGACGCTGTCGCGCGGCATCCGCGCCCTCGAGGTGCTGGCCGACGAGCCCGGCCTGACGATCGCCGAGCTGGCCGCCCGGCTCGGCGTGCACCGCTCGATCGCCTATCGCATCCTGCGCACCCTCGAAGAGCACGGGCTGGTCGTGCGGGATGCGGCGGGTCGCGTCGCCCTCGGCGCCCGCCTCGCGGCGCTCGCCCGCGGCGTCGAGCACGACCTGCAGGCCGCCGCACTCCCCGAGCTGACGACGCTCGCTCGCGAGCTCGGCATGACCGCCTTCCTCGTGGTGCTCGACCACCGCGAGTGCGTGACGCTCGTCAGCGTCGAACCGCCGCACTCGGTCGCGGCCGTCGCGCAGCGCCCGGGAACCCGCCATTCGCTGACCGCGGGCGCACCCGGCCTCGCGATCGGGTCGCGGCTCGGCGCCGCGCAGCTCGCGGCCGCGGGCGTCGTGCTGCCCGACCGCCCGGAGCTCGCCGCGGCGCGCGAGCGGGGCTTCGCCACCAGCTCGGGCGAGGTCATCGCCGGGCTCAGCTCGGTCGCCGCGCCCCTGCTCGTGCCCGGCTCCGCGCCGGCCGCCGTCGCCGTGGTCTACGTCGGCGAGCAGGATGTCGTGGCGCTCGGCGAGCGCCTGCGTCGCGCCGCCGACGCGGTCGCCGCCGAGCTCTAG